The following nucleotide sequence is from Synchiropus splendidus isolate RoL2022-P1 chromosome 14, RoL_Sspl_1.0, whole genome shotgun sequence.
TCGGCCTTGTTCATATTTTAGAGGTCTAACCAGTAGAGGCTTAGTTTGTTGAGATTTTTCTTGTATAAAAATGAAGTAGAATTGTGTTTTATGTGACACAAATGAAGGTAAATGCTAACAGAACTGCATACATAGGAAGTTGTATGATCGAAAAAACCCCCACAGACATCAACTTTTGAACTTCCTTCACATGCACACTGTTTTTATCCATTCCAAAACAGCCATATCAGCTGAATATTTGTCACACACGAACAAGTGACCTTTGTGAGGACTTCCACTTTGAGAGTTGGCGGCCGGCGGTGACGATTTCACAGGTTTATCTTCCAACTGCGGAAGTTTTCCacagagccagaggaggagTCACGAGGAGGGGGTTGATCTGCATGCAACACAGACGTCATGTCAGCATGATGACAGTCAAAGCACTTTTTGTTCCCAGTGGTTCTGTAGTCACAACTTTTCTCACTCCAATGTAAATTCTCTGCTCTCCGTACATCAACATTGAAGGTAAGAAAGACGCTTTCACGATGCCGAACGACCAGGAAAGTTGAGAGACTCAGCAATGTTGACTTTGAGCGCACACTTGTTTTTCCTCCCAGAGCTGTTTAAACATGAAGATCCTGGAGTGTAAGGACTCCATCAGTCGCTTCCGATTTGCTCAGTCCTGTGTGGGACTGACAGGCTGCCTCTGTGTGACCTATGCTGTTTGGACACCTTTCTGGCTGAAGGAGAGGGGGATCTGGACCGAGTGGAACATCACCAAAACTGACCATGATCACTACAGCGACGGCATGGTCATCAATGGTAAGTAACAAGACACAATTAGGTTGAGTGTCTTTCTGGGGGGCAATTGAATTAGCTTGCAATCTCAGTGTTCCGTGTAGTTAAACTGAAGTGGCTGGCTCGGGGAGAATTTTATCACCTCGAGGGAATAAACTTCTGAGCGTCTGCTAAACATTGGGCTGCCAAGGATGCATGAAGAGACGGCGAACGCGCCTGAACACGTGGTGTGCATTCTTCCCTGTGGGTTTCACATTTCAAGCTCAGAGGACTGGTTCTTAAAACCAAATATTTACACAAGGTTTTTACAGTTTTAAGGAGTTATAACCGAAACACTTTCAGTAATTTTAATGGTAACACTGTAATTTAACCCACACATCCACGTTTGTATGGCTATTTTGTAGTGACTGtcatgctttccccagactCTCGCCCTAAACCACTATCACAAATagtctaaaccaaacttaaacccaattctAATGGTCCTGTTTTGAAGTttaaatcctcaaattgaggcttaaactgaggccaaaatgtcttcagaagtaggtgtgtttccaagaattggtccgcacaagtatagctatacaagacACACAGACATACATGTTTGTTTCGCTATAAATGTGAgaacctctcattgacataatgctttccccagcctctcaccctaaagcagaccatccaaaacaaatggctaaactctgaaccaaatttGCCCCCACTTATAATACATTAgttttacacacattttaacCTTACtaatcttgtgaggacaggccaaaatgtcctctcaaagcaaaatgtcctcacaagaaggtagCCTGTCAAGGCTTGGTAcagcaaaacatgcccacacaaacacacacacggagtgGGATTcaataaagacaaacaaaaaccaaaagtaaaatataaaactTGGTACAGGTTTCAAACTGCCTTTTACAGGTAGTTTCAGCGACAGAAATCCAGAGAGTTTATAGTCCAAAATTagtagaatttaaaaaaaacaaacaaaaaaaaaaaaccgaaaGTGGAGATCGACATTCTTTTGAGGAAATAACTTCTTGGACTCgcatcaaaaataaatgttctcCATCTCCTTTTGCTTCACTGACATTCTTGAACGCCTTGGTCGTCCTGCTGAACGAATCAAATATGTCATTTAAATCGGAATGGAAAACTGTGCTgcgtgttaaaaaaaaaaaaaaaaaaaatctatgtccAGCCACAGACTGCGCTGATAGGAGCGTGGCAGTCAAGGACAGTGTTGGCTGGAGGCGGTTGGAGAAACTACTAAATGACCTGCGTGAAGACGTTTGAATGACAAgatataacaataatattattGAATCATTAAAGACTAAATGTGAACGGGACCCAATTgtcaactaataaataaaaaataagatcacATTTATGAAAGTAAAAATGTGCGGGAAAATATGAGTCGCAGTAAAAATACAGACGAACTTAGCACGACATATATTTTACCCAAAGCATGTGAGGAGCAGTTTTAACAGGCATGACATGAGCTCATGcatgtttcatgtgtttgtcagCCCTTCAGGCGCAGAGGGTGTTTGGAGTGATCTCCTTCCTCACGGCGGTGAGCACAGCAGCCTTGTGCTTGGTGTTTGCCCTCTGCTGGACGTCTGAGACGGTGCGCTCCTACTCCAACACCCGCGCGCTTCTAATGGCAGGACAGGCCCTTTACCCGACCACGCTGCTTCTGCTCACCATGCTCACTACAGGTAGGTGAACAGAGCCACTCAAACGTCAGAGTTTCAATGTGAAGCACACACTTAAGTTGAAGCTGTAAAAATACCTTTGTTTCCTATTAACCTCCCAACAGCCTTTCTTCAAGTGAAGTTCAGGTCAAATTCTTTTTATGTACTGCTCATTTGCATACCCTGAAGGACAGAGTTTTTAAATAGACTTTTTACTTTCCCTGGAATTACAGTTCATTATCATACAAACTCTTTTCTAAAGCTCCAGGCTTGTAATAATTGACCTTAATGACTTTTCGTCGCCTTCTCTTGACTGCGTAGCTGAATTTTACTTGTGTTTCTCTTCAATttacagggttttttttcctcctttgctGGTCCCTTTTCACTTATCAGCACCGGGAGGAAATCCACGAGGACTTCTCAAGCCTCGGCTCCTCTTACTGGCTGGGGGCTTTAGGCTGgatcctgctcctgctccttgAATTGGTGGTGTTTGCGGCGGAGCAAGTCGTCGTGCCAGATATCCTTCCAGATTTGGAGAGGTCTGTGGAGAAATGGCGCGCCGCATGTCAATTCAAGTACACTCACCTCTCTTTAAGTGACGCCCATCACCCAGCGCAGGGATGCACGGCTCCGAACAGGAGCGCTTCAGACCCGTAAAGGCAGCGCAGAAATCGGAGCATGACATTTCAGTCATGTGGTGATGCACACTGACAGAATGAAGCCGCTGCACGTTCTCGCTGCTTTATAGATCAGTTCAAGTGGAATGAATATTGATCAGCTTCAAGTGTTGCCTGGAGGAGAAAAGTTCCTCTGAATCCTGAAAATCCCTGGCACTGAGTCAGCGGTGGGATTTTCAGCATCGaccaaagaggaaaaaaataaataaaacaaacaacaaccatTACTTCGAAGAGAAGCTTGCACATAATGAGACACATAGGTAAACACTCAGAGCACTTGGTGTTTTTTAGAAGTTTAATAAATTTACAAATGATCTAAGGTTGGTTTCTTTTGCTCTTTATCTTTTATATACCACAGAAAGTCAGCCTACTCCATGGTAAACTTCAAGATAGtgttgggtggatgaggtatcatgaaacagtattgcaggggtgatgaaacagagtcctaatcttcagaggccactagatggcgctcttggtttagaactgatgtgaggtttcattgaattatctGGTCAATtccaagcattttacagcaccatctagtggcgtctgaaaatcaggacactgtttcatgaaacctcatcaacccatcaataCTGTCATGGAAGCAGGCGGCATTCCctaactaattcaatgaaaatgttatttttaaactaAGAGTGCCACCAACCTAGCGGAAAAATAATCACATGAAACCTCCTCAGGCTTCAGGATGTTTTCAGAAGAGGCCACATGAAATGTGTCAGAATCTTTCAATGAAATTCTGTGCCGTATAGCAAAGTTTGGAAAATGCTGACAAAGCAATGTTctttgaacaacaaaaaaaataactcaTTTGGTGGTTGACATTGCTGCTATCtcgtgatggatagatgaggcttcatgaaacagtgttgtgattttcagagtccactagatggcactgcctgCCGTGTTCTGACTACTTCAAGCGAACACATCACCtcctttctaaaccaagagtgccctctagtggcctctgaaaatacagTTTCATGGCACATATGTGCAACAGTGCAGTTTATTTCTGCTTCAAGGCAGGACTTAGTGAACTGTGTGAAATGGTTTTGACCCATCACATTTGTGTTGTGGGCAAATAATACAATGCAAACTTGTACCTCAAACTTGAAACTGAACTTTGTATTGACATAAGGCTCATCATTTCCAGTCTCAAGCCCTGACACCTTTAATTCCCTGCGCCCTCCAAAAGGTGAGGAGCCAATCGGATGCAGCGGCGTTTATGTTGATATATTTACCAACTGCCAAAGTGGAGGGAATGAAGTAGCTCTGGTGCCGTTAATTGGGTGTTAATCAGGTGTTGCTCTAATTAAAAGGCAGTTCTGCCCTGTTGGCTCCGGGTAATGAGTTTGTTATTAAATCCACCGAGgatttttgtctctttttttttcaatttaccaACAGGGTAGCGCTTAATTGCGGCGTAAACGAGTGGAATGTCCTTGAGAGCCGTCCTGCATCACTGCTCCATCCACGATGGTCCTGGAGAGCTTCAGTCCTTATTAGCCCTGTTACAATGCATCGTAAAGATTGAGCGAAGCGACTGCACTTCAAAACTTTTCTCCTTTATTCCGAAAGGCTTCTTCACATCTGAGTGACCAGTGAATATGTGGGACGTGTGTCAAGACGTCCTGTGCCTCCTGCCCAAAGTAGCTGGCACAGGAGCACGAAtgagctgtaaaaaaaaaaaaaaaaaaaaaaagagaaaatgattgCAATATCTAAAGAATACTAATTTCATAGATGGACTAGCAAGAACCACAATATaatttaacaataaaaacactatttAAATGCATGAATCTCTCCAAGGATACTCTTAAGAGAAGACTCACAAATGACCTcccttttttcaatattttcagaaaaactttttccattttaattcaCCTGCCAATATTGGCGACATTCAAATATTCCGTGACTGTATCTGTCTTTAGTTCCTTTTGTCAATCCAAGCATCCACCTTTGAGAAAATTAACTTCGGGTTCCAAGTTACTCGAAAGTCACCTCTagtgacgggctgatgaggcttcatgaaacagtgtccttacgAGTCATGCTCAGTGAATGGCGctgttggattaaaaataatgtgaggtttcaatgaagtggttgttagaaaataaaaagattttagagcagagagtgccatctagtgggcactgaaactgaggacactgtttcatgaagtcactCATAACCCCATTAGCTAACTTGCTCCATGTACCAATGTTGACTTGATGATAATACTTATCACAATACCAAGTCCCGACAACATACAAGAGTTCGTCTTGAGtattggtgaggcttcatgaaacagcgtcctcttTTTTCTTCTATCGTTCTAttttaacaaccacttcaatggaacctcatatattttttcaacaaaTAGCAACATCTACTGAAagctaaaaatgaggacactgtttcatgaagccccatcagcccACCACTAGTCATGAGTAATGATGGGTAGAAGAGGTATCATgagacagtattgcagggtttatGTTCTAGTTTTCAGAcagcactagatggcgctcttggtgtagaaaggtgaggtttcattgaatcagttgttcaagcccaaacatgttacagcagactgtgtcatctggtggcctcagaaaatcatgaaacctgatcaactcttcaatactgtgtcgcGAAACGTCATCTAGTCTTGAGAGTACGTTGTACATGATCGATAGATGTCTGGGACATATCTGTTACTTCATGCATCTCAGCTTTACACAATGGGTCTGATAGTTGTTGTTTCATGTTCTGTTTCTGTCTTTATATTCTATGCGGTTGCCAAAGAAGGAATTTCGCTTTCACCTTCTGAAAGAAGCAAAGCAGAAATGGCCTGCAGAGACACACAAGCTCAATCAATGGCGAGATGGAGAGATTTttaaggaagagagagagaaatgacaAATGGTAGATGGTACACAAGATAGACAGGTGGCCCAATAGGCACAGAGAGATTGTGGATGCAGATAGTTGAAGGGCATTAGCCACGGAAACATCAGTCAGAAGATGGCTCGGAGATTGAGCGGGCTGCCAGCTCTTCCTGCCCACAGCAGGCAGCGTGTTTACGCCACAGTCGGGCTGAACCGCCACCCTTCATATCAATTACAGAGCAATTATGCAGCCATGTCCTGGTAATGATACTGTACCGCAGTTCCACTATCCCCGGTGAAAATGTCTGCGTCTCATTCGGTGTGTGGTTTTGTTTGAGAAGATAAATAAACGTGTGCACGAGTGAAGTGGGTTTTATCCAGATCTCCTTTGcagtggaaagaaaaaaaaaagcagctttgaAGCAGGGATGGAGAAGGACAGTTCAAAGTTTGACCTGTTGGTGGTGCTGGTGTTACATCTATTCCGTGGGCTCCTGCAGTGGCACATGCTGAAATGTAGGTGGAGAGACAAGTCTCATccgatgaaaaataaaacctgcACAGTGGTGCGTTTGATATTTATTTGTGAGGTTGACAAAATGTGATTAATACCCCCAATCGCATTCCAGAGGATTCAGAGCCAGACCGTGCTGGACCACTTAAtaagtcatgttttattttggtgagatgaattatgaaataaagcGAGAGCGCCGTGATTTTtgtgcagtttttaaaaaatatattttatttctcgGAGGTTTACATAATTCAGTCAGAACATTTGTAACTTTTCTGACAGGTTAATGCTGTCGGGTTCAAAGTGAAGGCACCGAGGAAATCTGCAGGAAGACAAGACAGCTGGggaataaaagacaaaagataaagagggagaagaacaaagggaaggagggaggattTGATGTGTCACAAAACAACTTCGCACTGTCCCTGAATTCTGTACAGCATTTCGTGGTGTCATATTTCCTCCTTTGTACTCGTCTTCTAGCAATCTCTCAATAGATTTTGACTCCTAATACACTGGAATAACTGAGGGAAATATAGTTAATGGACAAagtgtccttgttttgaagAGCACATTTGAAGGTGGAAAACACGGGAGAGGAAGTCATTCAACTGCAAAGTATTCCCCCACCTGATGTGATTGTGAGTATGGGGAGAACCACGGAGACTGCCAGCACTGGTTCAGGTTAAATATTTAGGGGACAAGTCCATATCTCAATGCTTGATTCTTCAGCTCTGCCCCGTTTGCATCACACAGGCAGAATTCCATTTGATTAAACTTTTAATCTGACGCAGTTTGGGGATGAACTGTCAGCGTGTGGAAGGAAGGCTGATTTATTAACCCATTTTCCATCACATTACTACGATACCACCTTGTTTCGCTGCTCATCTTTTCATTCCAGTTTCATGCTGAACTTCAAGAAAAACTTGACATTTGAACAGCATCATTGGACGGTCCAAGTCAAGGGACAAATATAATCTGATTTATTGTACAGTTTGACATtgacattgtatttattttccagttCTCTGCATGTTGAAAGCACTAGCAGGTGACACTGCCAGGAGAAGACGTTTGTCCTGACCATTTACTGGAGCTCAAGAGCCTGTCAGGTGACGGTCGGAGTGGACACTTGGAAAACAGACAGCTTGTGTCATGTCTACACCCATGTTGATATCTTCCTGCCGGCGCTCTTGCTCACGAGTGGCGTCTTTTTTCGGACATTGCAGTCCAGACAATGAAGCCGTAGTCCCTTTCTTGCTCGTCTATTCATCCCTGCCCAACTGTAGCTCCGGCGTTCCCTTATCTCTGTGTGACCAAGGAAATTAAATTACAAATATAATCACTTGCCGCCAGTTTCTTTACCGGCGCACCTCTGCTTTGCATATAGAGTGTGCTTGCCTCCCAGACACGTTGTGTGAAGTTACTTATTGGCCAATTTGCAATAATGGGCTCTGCTCCACTGGTGGAGTTACACATACCtatttcacaatgacagtgaATGGCACGAGAAAGAGAATCTGGACGGCTCGTGCAGAAAGGGGTTGAAATACTGACGGAGAAACGCAGAGTACCTCTGGATGAGGGCTCTGTAATGCCGACTCCACATCGCTTCTTCCAGGGGTGCATTGGAAAACAGTGAGGTGTGATCATCATGGGAGAAATGCAGATGACACACAACTTATTTTCACATATACCAGTCTGAAATGAGGACGGAAGAAAGGATCCATCTGATGGACATGTTCCAGTGGACCATCTTAAACTCAGCCTCAGAAGTATACATCTCGTTCTAACTCAGAAGGGACCACAAGTTCTGGTTCGGGCTCTTGTCATCTTGACGGTTGCAACTCCCTCCTGGCTGATCTTCCCGCCTGTGCCATTATCCCACGCAACCACACCACTCCTCTGCTGCCTTTCACTGGCTTCCTATAGCTGCCCAAGACTTGCCCACTGGGCCACTAATGGATCAGACCGAGTATACATCATGGAAATGGTTAAACCTCATCCGTCCACTCCGCTTAGCATCAACAGTTGGCTTGCTGTTCCCTCTCGCATGACTGTAACGCACCATCAGGACCAACTAGCTTAAACCACCCAATCTCAAATAACGGCAGAGAATACCATTATATAAAGAAAAATCATCTGCCGTATTTATCGGACAATAAGTTGCATTTTGGGGGGGAATTATTTCGCAAAATCAGTAGTGGCAACACAAAAAAGTTCTTCCCATAAAGGCTTGTGTATTCATTGCTGTGGAGCTAGATCTCTGCCACCGACTCGTGTTTTGGTTGCTGTACACTcaagacatgttttctgcgctcgCAACCATCCCGTTGCTCGCTCAACGTCGCATACGCTTGCGCTCAACTTCAAAACAGCACAGCTTTTAAGATTATGACTGAGGCTGTTGTGCCCTGTTTCTGTTCCCTGAAACATCTTGTGAATGGTGGACAGGTCcagccaatgagagcagaggactTCAAGCGGCAGCTCAGTGATTGGTTGACTTCGGTGGCAGTCTTGTGTACACATGGAATTGTGCGCCCACAGCAGAGTGAAGTTCAGCGCGAGCGTATGATACTGAGCGAGCGGCAGTGATGTTGAGCGCGCGCGTATGACACTTCGCACGAGGCAGCCCGTGGTTGAGTGCGTGTGTATGCAACGGGATGGTTgtgagcgcagaaaacatgtcttgagtgtacaacaaccaaaacacgtTTGCTCAAGTCGGAGGCAGAGATCTAGCTCCATACATTGCTGCCGACGTGATGTGGCACGGAACGTAGGCAAGACTCAGGCAAGGCGACTCAGTCCACTCAGAAACTAGGAACCAACCAACCGATGACAGTAGAAATACTAGCTTTTAGCTTTCATTCATCTGCAGCTACTGTCACACCCGGTTCGTCCCTTCGGGTGTTGTACACGTGAGCTTTAGTTCCACAAGTTGCAGTCGTGTTCCTGTCAGTTTGTCATTGAGATATTTCTCCAGGGATTTTCCATTTCAAACCACCATAATTGCGTCTGCTTCTGtgatgcatgttgtgttttgctgttgttgtcaCATGTGGTGGCAAGGGGAATGACATTATCTACTGGTGGTGGACTGGATCAGAATTATCGCAGCACATCAAAGACATGATGGAACATTTTCCTTGGTCACGTCGGTCActgtgaaataacatttaaaaaccaTGGTATTACAAGTTGTGCCTGGGTAGAAGTTGCATGACCAATGAAACTTAAAAACaaagatacaaacaaaaaaagaccaaCACATAGTGCAAAGATTACGGTATATAATTTCCTTAAGCCCCTTCAGTttttacacaaaacaaaacaacttacATCTGATAGACTAGTTTACATTCTTTGCTTGAAATGCTTAGTTCATATTAGGGCGAAATGGCAGATCAATATAAGTAGTATTGATACTTAGACAGGCAGAGATACGAAAGCTAAACATTATCAACATACTGACATATTTTTTTGCGTTGAATTGCCACTGTTTTGTTTCAGATAAAGCTGCCCTGCTGGGTACCTGGGTCTGCTGCATCTGCTTGGAAGCTCCGGCCCTTACATGTGCGTGTAAGCTGTCACACAAGTCAGTGATGACGACAATAACAGAAGACggtggacatgaagaag
It contains:
- the si:ch211-256a21.4 gene encoding uncharacterized protein si:ch211-256a21.4: MKILECKDSISRFRFAQSCVGLTGCLCVTYAVWTPFWLKERGIWTEWNITKTDHDHYSDGMVINALQAQRVFGVISFLTAVSTAALCLVFALCWTSETVRSYSNTRALLMAGQALYPTTLLLLTMLTTGFFFLLCWSLFTYQHREEIHEDFSSLGSSYWLGALGWILLLLLELVVFAAEQVVVPDILPDLERSVEKWRAACQFKYTHLSLSDAHHPAQGCTAPNRSASDP